A genomic region of Oryza glaberrima chromosome 1, OglaRS2, whole genome shotgun sequence contains the following coding sequences:
- the LOC127760011 gene encoding uncharacterized protein LOC127760011 produces the protein MEGIIPFIFKVVAQYKEGGHVSLSDMISDKPSPASYVLLPGDSDGRHADDKTQPLRLQASTGSEEEVTTCTARASHLRCSTLRRRA, from the coding sequence ATGGAAGGCATCATCCCGTTCATCTTCAAGGTGGTAGCGCAGTACAAGGAGGGAGGGCACGTATCCCTCAGCGACATGATCTCCGAcaagccgtcgccggcgtcgtacgTGCTCCTGCCGGGGGACTCTGACGGCCGACACGCCGATGACAAGACCCAGCCACTTCGTCTTCAGGCTTCCACCGGCTCCGAGGAGGAGGTCACCACCTGCACCGCCCGGGCGTCGCACCTCCGGTGCTCCACGCTGCGCCGGCGAGCTTAG
- the LOC127784787 gene encoding probable mannose-1-phosphate guanylyltransferase 2 produces the protein MKALILVGGFGTRLRPLTLSFPKPLVDFANKPMILHQIEALKEVGVTEVVLAINYRPEVMLNFLKDFEDKLGITITCSQETEPLGTAGPLALARDKLVDGSGEPFFVLNSDVISEYPFAELIKFHKSHGGEATIMVTKVDEPSKYGVVVMEEVTGMVEKFVEKPKIFVGNKINAGIYLLNPSVLDRIELKPTSIEKEVFPRIASDAKLFALVLPGFWMDVGQPRDYITGLRLYLDSLRKRSTNRLATGAHIVGNVLVHKSAKIGEGCLIGPDVAIGPGCVVEDGVRLSRCTVMRGVHIKKHACISNSIIGWHSTVGQWARIENMTILGEDVHVGDEVYTNGGVVLPHKEIKSSILKPEIVM, from the exons ATGAAGGCGCTCATTCTTGTTGGAGGCTTCGGCACTCGCCTTCGGCCTTTGACGCTCAGTTTCCCAAAGCCTCTTGTTGATTTCGCGAACAAGCCCATGATTCTGCATCAG ATTGAGGCCTTGAAAGAAGTTGGAGTAACAGAAGTTGTTTTAGCCATCAACTACCGCCCGGAG GTAATGCTCAATTTCCTGAAGGACTTTGAGGATAAGCTTGGCATCACAATCACGTGTTCCCAAGAGACTGAGCCCTTGGGAACTGCTGGCCCTCTTGCTCTAGCAAGGGACAAGCTTGTGGATGGATCTGGTGAGCCATTCTTTGTCCTCAACAGTGACGTCATAAGTGAATACCCTTTTGCTGAGCTCATAAAATTTCATAAGAGCCATGGTGGTGAGGCAACGATTATGGTCACCAAG GTGGACGAACCATCAAAATATGGTGTTGTGGTTATGGAGGAGGTCACTGGAATGGTGGAAAAATTTGTTGAGAAACCAAAAATATTTGTAGGCAACAAGATCAATGCGGGAATTTACTTGTTGAATCCATCTGTCCTGGACCGCATCGAGCTGAAGCCAACTTCAATTGAGAAAGAGGTCTTTCCTCGAATTGCATCTGATGCAAAGCTCTTTGCTCTGGTCCTTCCAGGTTTTTGGATGGATGTTGGCCAACCAAGGGATTACATTACAGGCTTGCGCCTTTATCTGGATTCACTTAGGAAGAGATCAACCAACAGGTTAGCCACTGGAGCACACATTGTTGGGAATGTGCTAGTTCACAAGAGTGCCAAGATTGGCGAAGGCTGTCTGATTGGTCCTGATGTTGCTATCGGTCCTGGATGCGTCGTGGAGGATGGTGTGAGGCTTTCCCGTTGCACCGTGATGCGTGGCGTGCACATTAAGAAGCATGCTTGCATATCAAACAGCATTATTGGATGGCACTCAACTGTTGGACAATGGGCACGGATAGAAAATATGACTATCCTGGGAGAGGACGTACATGTAGGTGATGAGGTCTATACCAACGGCGGTGTTGTTCTCCCGCACAAAGAGATCAAGTCAAGCATCCTGAAGCCTGAGATTGTCATGTGA
- the LOC127784794 gene encoding CASP-like protein 5B1, protein MRELAGSPGTWSGLSLRVGQLVFAAASVCATASALGFAAYTAFCYLIASMGLQALWSLGLACLDCYALKFKKDLHSAVLLSLFVVGDWVTAILSFAASCSAAGVVVLFDRDIYACRNPQLPCGRFELAIACAFLSWAFSATSALVMFWLLASL, encoded by the exons ATGAGGGAGCTCGCCGGCAGCCCCGGGACGTGGAGCGGCCTCTCGCTGCGGGTGGGGCAGCtcgtcttcgccgccgcgtccgtctgcgccacggcctccgccctcggcttcgccgcatACACCGCCTTCTG TTACTTGATTGCATCGATGGGACTACAGGCACTCTGGAGCTTGGGACTTGCTTGCCTTGATTGCTATGCCTTGAAATTCAAGAAAGATCTCCACAGTGCTGTTCTCCTGAGCTTATTTGTTGTTGGCGACTGG GTAACAGCAATCCTGTCGTTCGCGGCATCATGCTCAGCAGCAGGTGTAGTTGTTCTCTTCGATAGGGACATATACGCTTGCAGGAATCCCCAACTCCCTTGTGGAAGATTTGAACTAGCCATAGCATGTGCTTTTCTTTCTTGGGCGTTTAGTGCCACATCTGCTCTCGTAATGTTTTGGCTCCTCGCTTCATTGTGA